The segment TCAGTCTCCAAAAACCTGGCCAAACAACTTGAACTTTGATAACTTCACGAAGGATTGGGAGTGTTGGACTTGGCTCAAAAAGTCATTTCTCGTGGATACTGAAAGATAAAAGTGACTAATAATGGCGTGCAGTCTCCGCTTGGCGTGTGTATGCCTGGGTGTGATGTCCTTGGTGGCATGGGCCACAGCCGCAGATCTCCATCACGGCTTGCCTGCACACCTACTGCAACAAGCGTCCGATGGTAAGTCCTTCTCTTCTCTCGCTTTTAACCACACAGTTGTCATTGCCTGTAATTGTCTTATCCATCTTTCTATACATGCTAGCCAAATTTTCCCCCACAAGAACGAATCGTTCAGTGCAGTGTTTTCGAAAGACAAATATTACATCAGTCGTACAAGACAACATAGATGTTCCTATTTGAAGCATGCTACACTAACGCTATCTTTGGTAAGAGTTGGGGCATCCCGCTATTGGAATGCGGATAGGCGGAAACACACTTCCCTTCGCCCAATGCCACCTCACAGCTCATGTAGCCTGCCGCCGTTTCAGTTTGGAGGTTTGGGATCATAGGCTGTTGGAATACACAGCAATGGCTGTgtgcaaacacgcacacaaatctGTTTATTTCTTAGATATGGATCTTACCGAGCAATGGTAGACAGTACAGTACACGGTACATTTAAAGGGTGTGGTCTACATTTTGATCGCCGCAGAGCGCACAACACGAGAGCCACGAGTGTTCATATGTACAGGGGGTGGGGGCCGGCGAATTTGAGGGGTGTTTGGGGTGGgggagataaaaaaaatttaaacactATGATTTGTGTACTTGACTTGCACTTTACACACGACGAGAAGTTGTTCATTTCTTACAGTGGATCTTAAGAAACCAAACAACAAATTTGACGCCGTTGTGCTGTTCCTTACTGACTTGCAGAGAACACGGTCCCTCACAGTCGCAGCAAGCGGTGGTCAGGGTCCAAGACGTCAGGCTTCAGCGGCACCGGTAGCGGCTCTGGCAGCGGGGGCTTCTTCATCCCTGTCTACCAGAAGACCGGAGTCACGGGCAACTCGGGCACCTCGGGAAGCTGGGGCTCCTCGGGCAGCTGGGGCGTGCCCATGACCGGGAGGGTGCCCTTCTCTGGTGCCCAAATGATGTCAGGCGGAGTTGTGCCCTTCAGTGGAACTCCTATGATGATGGGCACTGGAGGCGTGCCAGGCTATGGAAGCCAGATGATGTCGAGCGGAGGTGTGCCCTTCGGTGGCACCCCTATGATGATGGGCACTGGGGGCGTGCCCTTCAGCGGGGGGTTTGGTGCCCCCCAGCCCGCGTCCTACATCAAACAGGTGTCCTACTTCCCCCAGCCCAACGCGGGAGGGGTAGGGTCGACGTTCGGAGGCTTTGGAGGGAATGGCTTTGGCATGGGCGGGGGTGGCATGATGATTGACTGATCAATTACCTTTTGAGTCTCTCACACTtttgtgcagtgtttgatcTTAAGATGATTTGTTTTCTGTAAAAGAAAGAATTCTGAAAATAACAGTATTCTGTCAACCAGATGAACAGACCTCAGTGCGAGCTAAAAGAATGTGAAACCTCGCTGAGAAGAGAAGCAGGACCTGTGTGTTAGCATGTTAGAGTAAACGtgaattgtgtgttgcttgttgcTACTCAGGAAGCATTTCGCTTAGCCCCAGTAGAGCTATAGGTACACAGCACAAACAGCAGAGGGACAAGGGAGGGAAGGTCATTGTCATCCAAAAGGTTATTACACGTCCAAGTGCTGTCAACTGATACGTGGATAAACACTCAACATCAGCAGCGAACCTCCTTCCCATTTTGAAAAGTTGGTCCATAAATCCAACAGAATATTTGGAAACTATCTGTTGTGCTTTGAGATGACAACGCATAAGCATTTATTAACGTGAATCAAGCGTTGCAAGAATATTATACAACGTGAAATTGTTAGATCGTCTCCATTGTTACTTTTCACACATTCATATCAGTAtttgatggtttttttttcatgacAGCTCTTTGTCAAGGTTTGACAAATCACTGCTGTATTTTCTCTTTAGTAATGGTGAGCCCTAGTTTCTGCCAGTGACAGCGATAATATGCTGAGGTGATTAAACTGTGTTATTATGTTTTTTGGTTACATTAAAAGCGTGATAAAAACAATTCCCGTGTACAATGGAGCAGTGAGTGTGTACAGGCGTGccgcgtgtgtacgtgtgtgtgtgtgtgtgtgtattggatATGATTAACTACAAGAATGGTTTCCACAAGCCGCAATGCGACTGGAAGCTAGATTGACACTAAATATAGCAGTACAAACTCACAAGTGATGCCCGCAGACAATAGTCTGCGCAGTGTCACATCGTCCTTGTCCGATTGAAACCTCGTAAATCGATTTTGAGCGTttcga is part of the Littorina saxatilis isolate snail1 linkage group LG15, US_GU_Lsax_2.0, whole genome shotgun sequence genome and harbors:
- the LOC138949200 gene encoding uncharacterized protein gives rise to the protein MACSLRLACVCLGVMSLVAWATAADLHHGLPAHLLQQASDENTVPHSRSKRWSGSKTSGFSGTGSGSGSGGFFIPVYQKTGVTGNSGTSGSWGSSGSWGVPMTGRVPFSGAQMMSGGVVPFSGTPMMMGTGGVPGYGSQMMSSGGVPFGGTPMMMGTGGVPFSGGFGAPQPASYIKQVSYFPQPNAGGVGSTFGGFGGNGFGMGGGGMMID